One part of the Raphanus sativus cultivar WK10039 chromosome 7, ASM80110v3, whole genome shotgun sequence genome encodes these proteins:
- the LOC108817036 gene encoding meiosis-specific protein ASY1: MVMAQKLKEAEITEQDSLLLTRNLLRIAIFNISYIRGLFPENYFNDKSVPALDMKIKKLLPIDPESRRLIDWMEKGVYDALQKKYLKTLMFCICESVEGPMIEEYSFNFSYSDSDSQEVRMDISRTGTKKRGGTFNSTADITQNQMRSSACKMVRTLVQLMRTLDKMPDKRTIVMKLMYYDDVTPPDYEPPFFRGCTEEEAQHVWTKDPLRMEVGNVNSKHLVLTLKVKSVLDPCEDENDDMQDDGKSTGPNSVHDDQPSDSDSEISQTKETQFLLAPVEKQDDDDGEVDEDDTQDPVESQQQLARVKDWIISRHLNTLELTDVLSNFPDISIALTEEIVDQLEKEGVLSKTGKDAYIITRDKAQWSEFNFVKDEADGKTAPKDEKSIAPKDYMYMKALYHSLPMQYVTVTKLHNMLDGEANQTQVRKLIDRMIQEGYVEDSSNRRLGKRVIHSAFTENKLNEVRKVLATDDDMDVDVDETVNKTNGQDAKLTQDVSTRGGIHSIGSDMTRTKGRSGMQQNGSVLSEQTISKANNNTPVSSNAQPVASRESFAVKGMGAKICKDANSDGSQASQDRRYRKTSMVREPILQYSKRQKSQAN, encoded by the exons ATG GTAATGGCTCAGAAGCTGAAGGAAGCTGAGATCACCGAGCAGGACTCGCTCCTTCTG ACTAGGAATCTGCTTCGTATTGCTATCTTCAACATCAGCTACATCAGGGGACTCTTTCCCGAGAACTACTTCAATGACAAATCGGTTCCTGCTTTAG ATATGAAGATCAAGAAGCTGTTGCCTATAGATCCTGAATCACGCAGATTGATTGACTGGATGGAGAAAG GAGTCTACGATGCGCTACAGAAGAAGTATTTGAAGACGCTCATGTTCTGCATATGTGAATCCGTAGAGGGTCCGATGATTGAGGAATACTCAT TCAATTTCAGCTATTCAGATTCTGATAGCCAAGAAGTCAGGATGGACATCAGTCGTACTGGGACTAAGAAACGTGGAGGGACTTTTAACTCCACTGCTGACATTACCCAAAATCAAATGAG GAGTTCAGCTTGCAAAATGGTCCGCACACTAGTTCAGTTGATGAGGACCCTCGACAAAATGCCAGACAAG CGCACCATTGTGATGAAGCTTATGTACTACGATGATGTGACG CCACCAGATTACGAGCCACCTTTCTTCAGAGGCTgtacagaagaagaagctcagcATGTCTGGACgaaggatcctctgagaatggAAGTTGGTAATGTTAACAGCAAACATCTCGTGTTAACGCTTAAG GTCAAGAGCGTTCTTGATCCTTGTGAGGATGAAAATGATGACATGCAAGATGATGGAAAGAGTACAGGACCTAATTCTGTACATGATGACCAGCCTTCTGATTCAGATAGCGAG ATCAgtcaaacaaaagaaactcaaTTCCTTCTGGCGCCAGTAG AGAAACAAGACGATGATGATGGAGAGGTTGATGAAG ATGACACACAGGATCCGGTTGAGTCTCAACAGCAGCTAGCAAGGGTGAAGGACTGGATCATTTCCCGCCACCTCAATACTCTGGAGCTCACAGATGTCCTTTCAAACTTCCCCGATATCTCAATA GCTCTGACTGAag AAATCGTGGATCAGCTGGAGAAAGAAGGTGTTCTTTCAAAAACAGGGAAGGACGCGTACATTATAACCAGAGATAAG GCACAATGGAGCGAATTTAACTTTGTGAAAGATGAAGCTGATGGTAAAACTGCTCCAAAGGACGAGAAATCTATTGCTCCTAAAGACTACATGTACATGAAA GCGCTGTACCATTCTCTTCCAATGCAATATGTGACCGTTACAAAGCTTCACAACATGTTGGATGGTGAAGCCAACCAGACACAAGTTCGTAAGCTAATTGACCGAATGATCCAAGAGGGCTACGTGGAAGATTCTAGCAACCGCAGGCTAG GGAAGCGTGTAATTCACTCAGCTTTTACCGAGAATAAGCTAAATGAAGTCAGAAAAGTTCTTGCCACAGATGATGATATG GATGTGGATGTAGACGAAACTGTAAACAAGACCAACGGCCAAGATGCCAAACTAACCCAAG ATGTATCTACACGCGGAGGCATCCACTCCATTGGATCAGACATGACACGCACGAAAGGAAGATCTGGGATGCAGCAGAACGGATCGGTTCTAAGTGAACAGACCATCTCTAAAGCTAATAACAACACTCCAGTGAGCAGCAACGCACAG CCTGTGGCTTCGAGGGAGAGTTTTGCTGTAAAAGGAATGGGTGCTAAAATCTGCAAGGACGCTAACTCAGACGGTAGCCAAGCCTCACAAGACAGGCGTTACAGGAAAACTAGCATG GTGAGAGAGCCTATCCTGCAGTACTCGAAGCGCCAGAAATCTCAGGCTAATTGA
- the LOC108814905 gene encoding uncharacterized protein LOC108814905 isoform X1: MMAFFWRRLSCGDATGFKFLFSIAFLYTLMAAIAYCVLHMKHISPLPLDAPLDRFSEARAVQHIRVLAEEIDGRQEGRPGLREAATYIKSQLEMVKERAGPNLRVEVEETQVDGSFSMMFLGHSISLGYRNHTNILMRISSMHSLDTDASVLMNAHYDSPVNSPGAGDCGSCVASLLEVARLVVDSGWAPPQPIIFLFNGAEELFMLGSHGFMTQHKLKDTIGAFVNVEASGTGGVDLVCQSGPGSWPSNVYSQAAAYPMAQSSAQDVFPVIPGDTDYRMFAEDYGDIPGLDIIFIRGGYYYHTSFDTVDRILPGSMQARGENLISVLKAFTSSSKLKVASERKSLDMDANRDMVERAVFFDYLTLFMVYYPRRVAMVLHNIPVALFFVAPFFLYIRDPGIHPLLSIYWAFLKGVIHHTAGILLGVIFPVLFSVIRLFFAYPMSWFAHLYLAFLMFIPCSFFGLLLPRTISDRVSHCQGVSSKKIMKVETSNAARFWGAFGFYAFFTSAYFFAGLNGGFLTFVICISMLLGWIAFCLSVKSYGHDSIKSPMFYVIALVPCLLYSVYFSGILALLLIEKTGMMGAVPPPYGFYLADVAVAAVIGIVTGLCVGPIIPICGRWLAKASILKFLLHFTVVMLAVSSQLFPYSKDAPKRVILQHTFFSSGGNEITGSSYDLAVIDSNSMEFIFKQAPEVAEALHAGPSFSLGNAEVSPQEAWLALFPISCLVTTNGRFPAKANKILERYSQLPHLKTHKPPTTFDNGTRRVHLELSLGLVGLKDSKKKLFGWILFCYLLSPYSICSSLEEIWVSVLNVTGPLSGWSFADGKPPAPELPSGGPPSYILRLSGNSSEKWIFWLEANSEEKLRVDIAVLDQRLDEETRHLKSLFPGWSDVIAYSSFLSTYSF, from the exons ATGATGGCGTTTTTTTGGAGGAGGCTGAGCTGTGGAGACGCCACTGGTTTCAAGTTCCTCTTCTCAATCGCTTTCCTCTACACTCTAATGGCGGCGATTGCTTACTGCGTCCTCCATATGAAACACATCTCCCCGCTCCCACTCGACGCGCCTCTTGATCGGTTCTCCGAAGCCAGAGCCGTCCAACACATCCGCGTCTTGGCCGAGGAGATCGACGGTCGCCAG GAGGGACGACCTGGGCTTAGAGAAGCTGCAACGTATATAAAATCTCAGCTAGAGATGGTCAAGGAGAGAGCTGGTCCTAATCTAAG GGTTGAGGTGGAGGAGACGCAGGTGGATGGTTCCTTTAGCATGATGTTTCTTGGCCACAGCATTTCACTTGGTTACAGAAACCATACTAATATCCTTATGCG TATTTCGTCGATGCATTCTCTTGACACGGATGCATCTGTATTGATGAATGCGCATTATGACAGTCCTGTCAACTCCCCTGGAGCTGGTGACTGTGGGTCATGTGTAG CATCACTACTTGAAGTAGCTAGACTGGTAGTGGATTCCGGTTGGGCCCCGCCTCAACCTATAATTTTTCTCTTCAACGGTGCTGAAGAGCTTTTTATGCTG GGGTCACACGGCTTCATGACGCAGCATAAGTTGAAAGACACCATTGGAGCTTTTGTAAACGTGGAAGCTTCTGGGACAGGGGGTGTTG ATCTGGTCTGCCAATCAGGACCTGGATCGTGGCCTTCTAATGTCTACTCTCAAGCAGCAGCGTATCCAATGGCGCAGAGTTCTGCACAG GATGTTTTCCCTGTAATTCCCGGAGACACCGATTACAGAATGTTTGCAGAAGATTATGGTGACATTCCTGGGCTAGACATTATCTTTATTCGAGGCGGTTACTACTACCATACTTCCTTTGATACAGTTGACAGAATATT ACCTGGAAGCATGCAAGCACGTGGAGAAAACTTAATCAGTGTACTTAAAGCCTTCACGAGTTCTTCTAAGCTGAAGGTTGCTAGTGAAAGAAAGTCGCTTGACATGGATGCTAATAGGGACATGGTTGAAAGAGCTGTTTTCTTTGATTACTTAACACTGTTCATG GTGTATTATCCAAGAAGAGTTGCCATGGTACTTCACAACATTCCAGTTGCGTTGTTCTTTGTTGCTCCTTTCTTCTTGTATATCCGGGACCCTGGGATACACCCTTTGTTATCAATCTACTGGGCTTTTTTGAAAG GAGTTATACATCATACCGCTGGCATTTTACTTGGTGTCATATTCCCAGTTCTCTTTTCCGTCATCAGATTGTTCTTTGCTTATCCCATGAGCTG GTTTGCTCATTTGTACTTGGCTTTCTTGATGTTCATCCCCTGCTCATTTTTTGGTCTTTTACTTCCAAGAACTATCTCTGATCGTGTCTCACATTGTCAAGGTGTTTCATCTAAGAAGATTATGAAAGTT GAAACATCTAATGCAGCGAGGTTTTGGGGAGCATTTGGGTTCTACGCTTTTTTTACTTCG GCATATTTCTTCGCTGGATTAAATGGAGGATTCTTGACATTTGTAATCTGCATTTCTATGCTACTGGGGTGGATTGCTTTCTGTTTATCTGTCAAGTCCTATGGCCATGATTCAatcaa GTCTCCCATGTTTTATGTGATAGCCCTTGTTCCATGCCTACTGTATTCTGTCTATTTTAGTGGTATTCTTGCTCTACTTCTGATTGAGAAGACAGGAATGATGGGAGCAGTTCCGCCACCTTATG GTTTTTATCTTGCAGATGTAGCAGTAGCTGCAGTCATTGGAATTGTCACAGGCTTGTGTGTGGGCCCAATAATACCAATTTGTGGTCGTTGGCTAGCCAAAGCTTCCATCTTGAAATTCTTGCTGCACTTCACTGTGGTTATGTTGGCGGTATCATCACAGCTCTTTCCTTACAGCAAAGATGCACCGAAGAGAGTTATACTGCAACATACATTCTTCTCTTCGG GTGGAAATGAAATCACAGGCTCAAGTTACGATTTAGCTGTCATTGATTCAAATTCGATGGAGTTCATTTTTAAGCAGGCTCCGGAGGTGGCAGAGGCACTTCATGCTGGCCCTTCTTTTTCATTGGGAAACGCTGAAGTGTCTCCTCAAGAAGCTTGGCTG GCACTTTTCCCTATTTCTTGTTTAGTAACAACAAACGGGAGGTTCCCTGCCAAAGCCAACAAGATTTTGGAACGATATAGCCAATTACCGCACTTAAAAACTCATAAACCGCCAACAACATTTGATAATGGAACTCGTAGGGTTCATCTGGAACTCTCTCTGGGGTTAGTTGGATTAAAAGACTCGAAAAAGAAACTTTTTGGTTGGATCTTGTTTTGCTATTTACTATCACCATATTCTATTTGCAGCTCGTTGGAAGAGATCTGGGTCTCGGTTCTGAATGTAACGGGGCCACTATCAGGATGGTCTTTTGCAGATGGCAAACCTCCAG CCCCTGAGCTCCCATCGGGTGGTCCTCCCTCTTACATATTGAGACTGAGTGGCAACAGCAGCGAGAAGTGGATCTTCTGGTTAGAG GCTAATAGCGAAGAAAAGTTGAGAGTAGATATAGCTGTTCTTGATCAACGCCTTGATGAAGAAACTAGACATTTGAAAAGTTTGTTCCCTGGATGGTCCGATGTCATTGCCTACAGTAGCTTTCTTTCTACTTACTCCTTCTAG
- the LOC108814996 gene encoding uncharacterized protein LOC108814996 has protein sequence MGFIMEFAENLVLRLMEDPEVRDRKAREHIYEMHERCKKIKEMWALPIRPYGFWTFERHNAQLRWDPQISQVAGRRDPYDDLLQDHPSSSN, from the coding sequence ATGGGTTTCATAATGGAGTTTGCGGAGAATCTGGTGCTGAGGTTGATGGAGGATCCGGAGGTGAGAGACAGGAAAGCGAGGGAGCACATATATGAGATGCACGAGAGGTGCAAGAAGATTAAGGAGATGTGGGCTTTGCCTATTCGTCCTTATGGTTTCTGGACTTTTGAGCGTCACAACGCTCAGCTTCGTTGGGATCCTCAGATCAGTCAGGTTGCTGGTCGCAGGGACCCTTATGATGATCTCCTTCAGGACCACCCTTCTTCCTCAAACTAA
- the LOC130497469 gene encoding F-box protein At1g67340-like, whose protein sequence is MLPVRKTKRTFNSTDAGDGVFTPGNKRRRCLSSPASSKAGPDLLDTIPDDLVVSILRRLASTSRCPADFISVLMTCKRLKSLATSPLVLSRLSRKAIAVKAQNWTEEAHRFLKRCVDAGSLEACYTLGMIRFYCLQNRGNGASLMAKAAISSYAPALYSLAVIQFNGSGGSKNDKDLRAGVALCARAAFLGHVDALRELGHCLQDGYGVPQNVSEGRRFLVQANARELAAVLSSGNETRSWLTLPHPNQTQIGGCPLLSDFGCNVPAPEIHPANRFLADWYAVRGGDAPGDGLRLCSHGGCGRQETRKHEFRRCSVCGVVNYCSRACQALDWKLRHKMDCAPVEQDAAGGDGDGNVQMEGNVDGDNVLVPMS, encoded by the exons ATGTTGCCCGTAAGGAAAACCAAAAGAACTTTTAACTCCACCGACGCCGGAGACGGCGTCTTTACGCCGGGAAATAAACGACGAAGATGTCTTTCTTCACCGGCGTCATCTAAAGCAGGACCCGATTTGTTAGATACAATCCCAGACGATCTTGTTGTTTCTATCCTTCGTAGACTTGCTTCTACATCTCGATGTCCTGCTGATTTCATCAGCGTTTTAATGAC ATGTAAGAGATTAAAGAGTTTAGCAACGAGTCCTCTTGTTCTGTCGAGATTGTCTCGGAAAGCGATTGCCGTAAAGGCTCAGAATTGGACGGAAGAAGCTCACCGGTTTCTCAAACGCTGCGTCGACGCCGGAAGCCTCGAGGCTTGCTACACTCTCGGCATG ATTCGGTTTTACTGTCTGCAAAACAGAGGAAACGGCGCGTCGCTGATGGCCAAAGCCGCGATTAGCTCCTACGCGCCCGCGTTATACTCTTTAGCCGTGATTCAGTTCAACGGAAGCGGCGGTTCCAAGAACGACAAGGATCTCCGAGCCGGCGTGGCTTTATGCGCGCGTGCCGCTTTCTTGGGACACGTCGACGCGCTCCGCGAGCTCGGTCACTGTCTCCAAGACGGCTACGGCGTTCCGCAGAACGTCTCCGAGGGTCGGAGATTCCTCGTCCAAGCCAACGCTCGCGAGCTCGCCGCCGTTTTATCCTCCGGGAACGAGACTCGGTCGTGGCTCACTTTACCGCATCCTAACCAGACACAAATCGGTGGCTGTCCGCTGCTGAGCGATTTCGGATGTAATGTCCCGGCGCCGGAGATACATCCGGCGAACCGGTTTTTAGCGGATTGGTACGCCGTACGCGGCGGAGATGCTCCCGGAGATGGGTTGAGGTTGTGTTCTCACGGCGGATGTGGACGGCAGGAGACGAGGAAGCATGAGTTCCGCAGGTGTTCTGTTTGTGGCGTTGTGAATTACTGTTCACGCGCTTGTCAGGCTCTTGATTGGAAACTCCGGCATAAGATGGATTGTGCTCCGGTGGAGCAAGATGCGGCGGGTGGTGACGGAGATGGTAACGTTCAGATGGAGGGTAACGTTGACGGTGATAACGTATTGGTGCCCATGAGTTAA
- the LOC108814905 gene encoding uncharacterized protein LOC108814905 isoform X2: MMAFFWRRLSCGDATGFKFLFSIAFLYTLMAAIAYCVLHMKHISPLPLDAPLDRFSEARAVQHIRVLAEEIDGRQEGRPGLREAATYIKSQLEMVKERAGPNLRVEVEETQVDGSFSMMFLGHSISLGYRNHTNILMRISSMHSLDTDASVLMNAHYDSPVNSPGAGDCGSCVASLLEVARLVVDSGWAPPQPIIFLFNGAEELFMLGSHGFMTQHKLKDTIGAFVNVEASGTGGVDLVCQSGPGSWPSNVYSQAAAYPMAQSSAQDVFPVIPGDTDYRMFAEDYGDIPGLDIIFIRGGYYYHTSFDTVDRILPGSMQARGENLISVLKAFTSSSKLKVASERKSLDMDANRDMVERAVFFDYLTLFMVYYPRRVAMVLHNIPVALFFVAPFFLYIRDPGIHPLLSIYWAFLKGVIHHTAGILLGVIFPVLFSVIRLFFAYPMSWFAHLYLAFLMFIPCSFFGLLLPRTISDRVSHCQGVSSKKIMKVETSNAARFWGAFGFYAFFTSAYFFAGLNGGFLTFVICISMLLGWIAFCLSVKSYGHDSIKSPMFYVIALVPCLLYSVYFSGILALLLIEKTGMMGAVPPPYGFYLADVAVAAVIGIVTGLCVGPIIPICGRWLAKASILKFLLHFTVVMLAVSSQLFPYSKDAPKRVILQHTFFSSGGNEITGSSYDLAVIDSNSMEFIFKQAPEVAEALHAGPSFSLGNAEVSPQEAWLALFPISCLVTTNGRFPAKANKILERYSQLPHLKTHKPPTTFDNGTRRVHLELSLGSLEEIWVSVLNVTGPLSGWSFADGKPPAPELPSGGPPSYILRLSGNSSEKWIFWLEANSEEKLRVDIAVLDQRLDEETRHLKSLFPGWSDVIAYSSFLSTYSF; encoded by the exons ATGATGGCGTTTTTTTGGAGGAGGCTGAGCTGTGGAGACGCCACTGGTTTCAAGTTCCTCTTCTCAATCGCTTTCCTCTACACTCTAATGGCGGCGATTGCTTACTGCGTCCTCCATATGAAACACATCTCCCCGCTCCCACTCGACGCGCCTCTTGATCGGTTCTCCGAAGCCAGAGCCGTCCAACACATCCGCGTCTTGGCCGAGGAGATCGACGGTCGCCAG GAGGGACGACCTGGGCTTAGAGAAGCTGCAACGTATATAAAATCTCAGCTAGAGATGGTCAAGGAGAGAGCTGGTCCTAATCTAAG GGTTGAGGTGGAGGAGACGCAGGTGGATGGTTCCTTTAGCATGATGTTTCTTGGCCACAGCATTTCACTTGGTTACAGAAACCATACTAATATCCTTATGCG TATTTCGTCGATGCATTCTCTTGACACGGATGCATCTGTATTGATGAATGCGCATTATGACAGTCCTGTCAACTCCCCTGGAGCTGGTGACTGTGGGTCATGTGTAG CATCACTACTTGAAGTAGCTAGACTGGTAGTGGATTCCGGTTGGGCCCCGCCTCAACCTATAATTTTTCTCTTCAACGGTGCTGAAGAGCTTTTTATGCTG GGGTCACACGGCTTCATGACGCAGCATAAGTTGAAAGACACCATTGGAGCTTTTGTAAACGTGGAAGCTTCTGGGACAGGGGGTGTTG ATCTGGTCTGCCAATCAGGACCTGGATCGTGGCCTTCTAATGTCTACTCTCAAGCAGCAGCGTATCCAATGGCGCAGAGTTCTGCACAG GATGTTTTCCCTGTAATTCCCGGAGACACCGATTACAGAATGTTTGCAGAAGATTATGGTGACATTCCTGGGCTAGACATTATCTTTATTCGAGGCGGTTACTACTACCATACTTCCTTTGATACAGTTGACAGAATATT ACCTGGAAGCATGCAAGCACGTGGAGAAAACTTAATCAGTGTACTTAAAGCCTTCACGAGTTCTTCTAAGCTGAAGGTTGCTAGTGAAAGAAAGTCGCTTGACATGGATGCTAATAGGGACATGGTTGAAAGAGCTGTTTTCTTTGATTACTTAACACTGTTCATG GTGTATTATCCAAGAAGAGTTGCCATGGTACTTCACAACATTCCAGTTGCGTTGTTCTTTGTTGCTCCTTTCTTCTTGTATATCCGGGACCCTGGGATACACCCTTTGTTATCAATCTACTGGGCTTTTTTGAAAG GAGTTATACATCATACCGCTGGCATTTTACTTGGTGTCATATTCCCAGTTCTCTTTTCCGTCATCAGATTGTTCTTTGCTTATCCCATGAGCTG GTTTGCTCATTTGTACTTGGCTTTCTTGATGTTCATCCCCTGCTCATTTTTTGGTCTTTTACTTCCAAGAACTATCTCTGATCGTGTCTCACATTGTCAAGGTGTTTCATCTAAGAAGATTATGAAAGTT GAAACATCTAATGCAGCGAGGTTTTGGGGAGCATTTGGGTTCTACGCTTTTTTTACTTCG GCATATTTCTTCGCTGGATTAAATGGAGGATTCTTGACATTTGTAATCTGCATTTCTATGCTACTGGGGTGGATTGCTTTCTGTTTATCTGTCAAGTCCTATGGCCATGATTCAatcaa GTCTCCCATGTTTTATGTGATAGCCCTTGTTCCATGCCTACTGTATTCTGTCTATTTTAGTGGTATTCTTGCTCTACTTCTGATTGAGAAGACAGGAATGATGGGAGCAGTTCCGCCACCTTATG GTTTTTATCTTGCAGATGTAGCAGTAGCTGCAGTCATTGGAATTGTCACAGGCTTGTGTGTGGGCCCAATAATACCAATTTGTGGTCGTTGGCTAGCCAAAGCTTCCATCTTGAAATTCTTGCTGCACTTCACTGTGGTTATGTTGGCGGTATCATCACAGCTCTTTCCTTACAGCAAAGATGCACCGAAGAGAGTTATACTGCAACATACATTCTTCTCTTCGG GTGGAAATGAAATCACAGGCTCAAGTTACGATTTAGCTGTCATTGATTCAAATTCGATGGAGTTCATTTTTAAGCAGGCTCCGGAGGTGGCAGAGGCACTTCATGCTGGCCCTTCTTTTTCATTGGGAAACGCTGAAGTGTCTCCTCAAGAAGCTTGGCTG GCACTTTTCCCTATTTCTTGTTTAGTAACAACAAACGGGAGGTTCCCTGCCAAAGCCAACAAGATTTTGGAACGATATAGCCAATTACCGCACTTAAAAACTCATAAACCGCCAACAACATTTGATAATGGAACTCGTAGGGTTCATCTGGAACTCTCTCTGGG CTCGTTGGAAGAGATCTGGGTCTCGGTTCTGAATGTAACGGGGCCACTATCAGGATGGTCTTTTGCAGATGGCAAACCTCCAG CCCCTGAGCTCCCATCGGGTGGTCCTCCCTCTTACATATTGAGACTGAGTGGCAACAGCAGCGAGAAGTGGATCTTCTGGTTAGAG GCTAATAGCGAAGAAAAGTTGAGAGTAGATATAGCTGTTCTTGATCAACGCCTTGATGAAGAAACTAGACATTTGAAAAGTTTGTTCCCTGGATGGTCCGATGTCATTGCCTACAGTAGCTTTCTTTCTACTTACTCCTTCTAG